The following are from one region of the Veillonella nakazawae genome:
- a CDS encoding DUF3829 domain-containing protein — translation MKPLGKRIAMAVLCAATLTSPLLLSGCSMSELWQGTEQSRKEIAQRSEQDQVQLFNQYVKAISRFNRMAVMFDYANRPTLNELKAGQHLTVFNAPNFKQLQKELEEAKQAGVPYDEMKEPLDKLLSKLNEITPVAEELDAYYKSKGYTTDNYAKEQQLGPKYVQLYEQFIPIYADFDNLMHKINTDRLQQRLQQLRDAGKKNAAAAQEVSLRLTAVLEKLDSEKEPDVNAINQELQAIGDLANGISSPKYDPVKTSVNSTIGAIRTYMGSKQDNDYKHMVEAYNRYISNMNTTNMNELDQ, via the coding sequence ATGAAACCATTGGGTAAACGGATTGCAATGGCTGTGTTGTGTGCGGCGACGTTGACATCCCCCTTATTGTTGAGCGGGTGTAGTATGTCTGAGCTATGGCAGGGCACTGAACAGAGTCGTAAGGAAATTGCGCAACGGTCTGAGCAGGATCAGGTACAGTTATTTAATCAATATGTGAAAGCCATAAGCCGATTTAATCGCATGGCTGTAATGTTTGATTATGCGAATAGACCAACTCTTAATGAGTTAAAAGCGGGGCAGCATTTAACTGTATTTAATGCACCGAACTTTAAACAGCTACAAAAAGAATTAGAAGAGGCTAAGCAAGCGGGGGTTCCTTATGATGAAATGAAGGAGCCTTTAGATAAGCTACTTTCAAAATTGAACGAAATTACACCGGTTGCGGAAGAACTTGATGCATATTATAAATCTAAAGGGTATACTACAGATAACTATGCTAAGGAGCAACAATTAGGTCCTAAATATGTTCAGTTATACGAACAATTTATTCCTATTTATGCTGACTTTGATAATTTGATGCATAAGATTAACACGGACCGATTGCAACAACGGTTACAACAATTGCGCGATGCAGGTAAGAAAAATGCAGCCGCTGCACAAGAGGTTTCTTTGCGACTTACTGCAGTCCTAGAAAAGCTAGATAGTGAAAAAGAACCAGATGTAAATGCTATCAATCAAGAGCTACAAGCCATTGGCGATTTAGCGAATGGTATTTCTAGCCCTAAGTATGACCCTGTTAAGACCTCTGTAAACTCTACGATTGGTGCCATTCGTACCTATATGGGATCCAAACAAGATAACGATTATAAACATATGGTTGAGGCCTATAACCGTTATATTTCCAATATGAATACCACCAATATGAATGAATTGGATCAATAG
- a CDS encoding tetratricopeptide repeat protein, producing the protein MKYILLCICLLSLLGCGTDTKTQQDTKPTTTANEQAKTEQDARVMAAKQALSSGDYAKAIEEATASIKDNPNNAEAYSIRGFATALSGDTAKGLVDTKKSYDLDPNNVANYYNMAMVYKLQGQLNESKQWFEKVLEKDPSNTWSVYGIATIYADQGDDTKALDWLEKAITIDPSVKAVAAEQDHFERFHNNARFKTLVGL; encoded by the coding sequence ATGAAATATATTCTATTATGTATTTGTTTGCTTAGCTTATTAGGGTGTGGCACAGATACTAAGACTCAGCAAGACACTAAACCTACAACAACAGCTAACGAACAAGCTAAAACAGAGCAAGATGCTCGTGTTATGGCCGCTAAGCAGGCTTTATCCTCTGGCGATTATGCTAAAGCTATTGAGGAAGCAACAGCTTCTATTAAGGATAATCCTAATAATGCAGAGGCGTACTCCATCCGTGGCTTCGCTACGGCGTTGAGTGGTGATACCGCTAAAGGTTTAGTAGATACTAAAAAATCATATGATTTAGATCCTAATAATGTAGCGAATTACTACAACATGGCCATGGTGTACAAATTACAAGGCCAATTAAATGAGTCTAAACAATGGTTTGAAAAGGTATTAGAAAAGGACCCTAGTAACACCTGGTCTGTATACGGTATTGCTACCATTTATGCGGACCAAGGGGATGATACGAAGGCCCTTGATTGGCTTGAAAAAGCGATTACAATTGATCCATCTGTGAAAGCTGTGGCTGCTGAACAAGACCATTTTGAACGCTTTCACAATAATGCGCGATTTAAAACATTAGTAGGATTATAG
- a CDS encoding type II toxin-antitoxin system HicA family toxin, whose protein sequence is MKDKDLLKLLLKNGWKDVRQRGSHHRLKKDNQVEVIAVHGKDVPAGLLNAILKRTGLK, encoded by the coding sequence ATGAAGGATAAAGATCTACTAAAACTGCTACTCAAAAACGGCTGGAAGGATGTACGGCAACGCGGCAGTCATCATCGTTTGAAAAAGGATAATCAAGTTGAAGTGATTGCCGTACACGGAAAAGATGTACCTGCCGGCTTATTAAATGCAATTTTAAAGCGTACGGGACTAAAATGA
- a CDS encoding type II toxin-antitoxin system HicB family antitoxin, with protein sequence MKFIYPAIIHDDADGFWAEFPDLEYTSSTGSTLTELVTNAQEAMELYILGALEDGESLPTPTSIRNLPCTDTTYPTLVQTDIDLAKNSKSVKKTLTIPAWLNDRALAKGINFSQLLQEALVEKTM encoded by the coding sequence ATGAAATTTATATACCCTGCTATAATCCATGATGATGCTGATGGTTTCTGGGCTGAGTTTCCAGACTTAGAATATACTAGCAGTACTGGCTCAACCCTAACAGAGCTCGTAACTAATGCCCAAGAGGCAATGGAACTATATATTTTAGGTGCCTTAGAAGATGGAGAAAGCTTACCTACACCTACATCTATTCGCAACTTACCTTGTACAGATACAACGTATCCTACATTAGTACAAACAGATATTGATTTAGCTAAAAATAGTAAATCCGTAAAGAAAACCTTAACAATTCCTGCATGGCTAAATGATCGAGCGCTAGCTAAAGGAATTAATTTTTCTCAACTTTTACAAGAAGCATTAGTAGAGAAAACAATGTAA